The proteins below come from a single Agromyces flavus genomic window:
- a CDS encoding type II secretion system F family protein, with amino-acid sequence MAPELVAYIAIAVTALAIGLFVFMLFPRRRPAVEPPGEVHPTLGRVQQSSFGASLIAAAPRGYVGWIEKQVVHAGRPAGWTLQRIVTWKIALALFGVALGLIFIFSGGPNALKVLLVLGGTTMLFFLPDVLIHSRAHDRQEAIKYSLPDTLDQMTIAVEAGLGFDAAMAKAARNGKGPLAEELIRVLQDMSIGRSRRDAFMELEKRTSQEDLRRFVRAVVQADQYGISIGEVLRVQAGEMRLKRRQRAEEQAMKVTVKIIFPLVFCLLPVLFIVLLTPAALNMINTFAGINTF; translated from the coding sequence ATGGCGCCAGAGTTGGTCGCGTACATCGCGATCGCAGTTACGGCGCTCGCGATCGGGCTGTTCGTCTTCATGCTTTTCCCGAGGCGGCGACCTGCGGTCGAGCCGCCCGGAGAGGTGCATCCGACGCTGGGCCGTGTACAGCAATCAAGCTTCGGCGCCTCCCTCATCGCGGCCGCTCCGCGTGGCTATGTGGGCTGGATCGAGAAGCAAGTAGTCCATGCGGGGCGCCCGGCGGGATGGACGCTGCAGCGCATCGTCACCTGGAAGATCGCTCTCGCGCTGTTCGGCGTAGCGCTCGGTCTGATCTTCATCTTCAGCGGCGGACCTAACGCCCTGAAAGTCCTTCTTGTCCTTGGCGGCACGACGATGCTGTTCTTCCTACCCGATGTGCTAATCCACAGCAGGGCGCACGACCGTCAGGAGGCCATTAAGTACTCTCTGCCGGACACTCTTGATCAGATGACGATTGCGGTGGAAGCGGGACTTGGCTTCGACGCCGCGATGGCGAAGGCCGCCCGCAACGGCAAGGGGCCCTTGGCGGAAGAACTCATCCGAGTGCTGCAAGACATGAGCATCGGTCGCAGCCGACGCGACGCCTTCATGGAACTGGAGAAGCGCACGAGCCAGGAAGACCTGCGGCGGTTTGTGCGGGCGGTTGTCCAAGCGGACCAGTACGGCATCTCCATTGGTGAAGTCCTCCGCGTGCAGGCCGGCGAGATGCGCCTCAAGAGGCGTCAGCGTGCCGAGGAGCAGGCCATGAAAGTTACCGTGAAAATCATCTTCCCGCTCGTGTTCTGCTTGCTTCCGGTGTTGTTCATCGTCTTGCTCACACCGGCAGCGCTCAACATGATCAACACCTTTGCC
- a CDS encoding type II secretion system F family protein, giving the protein MNPGILVAGISIALLAGLVLVFLVIAPPAPRVSAERRRAPGVDHVSMLSRITQRTTAAVDGVVSKQSRRFFGPEELELAGIRSEPSAFVVMVASAASVMALVGVLLGFASGTSLLWGFLFAVLTPIGAKVMLSMRTARRRDRFADQVDSTVQLMAGGLRAGHGLSRTVGAVASDSASPTSEELSRVVNETRLGRNLADSLAVTAQRMRSDDFEWLAQAVAVNQETGGNLAEVLDQVGKTIRQRNEIRRHVKALSAEGRLSAIVLVCLPVGVFLFLSLVQPTYMSVFFTSIFGMIALGVAVILLILGAIWVSFAVKVKF; this is encoded by the coding sequence ATGAATCCCGGCATACTCGTCGCCGGCATCAGCATCGCGCTGCTCGCTGGACTTGTCCTCGTCTTTCTCGTGATCGCGCCGCCCGCACCTCGGGTTTCCGCGGAGCGCCGTCGCGCACCCGGGGTGGACCACGTGTCGATGCTGTCCAGGATCACCCAACGCACCACCGCGGCGGTCGACGGCGTCGTTTCAAAACAGTCCCGCCGCTTCTTCGGACCGGAGGAGCTCGAACTCGCCGGGATCAGATCCGAACCGAGCGCATTCGTCGTAATGGTCGCTTCTGCGGCCAGCGTAATGGCCTTGGTCGGGGTCCTCCTCGGGTTCGCGAGCGGTACTTCGCTTCTTTGGGGCTTCCTTTTCGCCGTCCTCACTCCGATCGGGGCCAAGGTGATGCTGAGTATGCGCACGGCGCGTCGACGTGACCGGTTCGCCGATCAGGTAGATAGCACGGTTCAGCTCATGGCGGGCGGCCTTCGGGCCGGACACGGACTATCACGCACGGTGGGGGCCGTTGCGAGTGATTCGGCTTCGCCCACGAGCGAGGAACTCTCGCGAGTGGTCAATGAGACGCGGCTGGGCAGGAACTTGGCTGACTCGCTCGCGGTAACGGCGCAGCGGATGCGCAGCGATGACTTCGAGTGGCTCGCGCAGGCGGTGGCGGTCAACCAGGAGACGGGCGGCAATCTTGCGGAGGTGCTGGATCAGGTCGGCAAGACCATCCGCCAGCGCAACGAGATCCGCCGGCATGTGAAGGCGCTCAGCGCGGAAGGTAGGCTCTCGGCGATCGTGTTGGTGTGCTTGCCGGTCGGCGTGTTCTTGTTCCTCTCGCTGGTCCAGCCCACTTACATGAGTGTCTTCTTCACCTCGATCTTCGGGATGATTGCGCTCGGGGTCGCCGTCATTCTTCTTATTCTCGGCGCGATCTGGGTCTCCTTCGCGGTGAAGGTGAAATTCTGA